One window from the genome of Osmerus eperlanus chromosome 3, fOsmEpe2.1, whole genome shotgun sequence encodes:
- the LOC134017122 gene encoding guanylate-binding protein 1-like — MDSPKCLIDNVDGVLRPVPDAIDHLMKIRQRVVVVAVVGLYRTGKSYLMNKLAGRNDGFALGSTIQSKTKGIWMWCVPHPKQADHTLVLLDTEGLGDVEKGDSKNDAWIFSLAILLSSTLVYNSRGTIDNQAVENLQYVTELSERIKVKSPSDASSSEEEEEEGGDAQFVQFFPNFVWAVRDFTLDLKIDGKDVTADGYLAHSLELKKGKDKKTMNYNLPRECIRNYFPTRKCFVFPIPTSSANMSRLESIDEKELYQGFRETTDTFCNYIFQMSHVKTVKGGVVVTGRMLGHLVKMYVETISQGGVPCLENVVLAVAQIENQAAVEEGLKLYQSCMEPLKTRFPVDMDQMSDQHQRADQQATQEFMNRSFKDENGEYLKTLGNGIKKHYEELLTQNEEASEKKCQDLLRDLSAPVSQKIQDGFFAKPGGYELYCDLHDNLVALYRSTPNKGIRAEEVLERFLKEKSVESNSILQADQKLTDSEKKIHEEKEKAALLEQEKKATEKKYEEMELKMEDDRRSQEEKMKKMEQKMKEEFRQQQEEFNRALDRKLKEQKDLLEQGHKQKADLMRMEIEAFKRNNRPPPPGPGCVIL, encoded by the exons ATGGATTCACCAAAGTGCCTGATCGACAACGTGGATGGTGTGCTTCGACCTGTCCCAGATGCCATCGACCACCTTATGAAGATCCGTCAGCGCGTCGTCGTAGTGGCGGTGGTCGGGTTGTACCGCACCGGCAAGTCttacctcatgaacaagctGGCTGGCAGGAACGACG GATTTGCCCTGGGATCCACCATACAGTCCAAGACTAAGGGCatctggatgtggtgtgtgcctCATCCTAAACAAGCTGACCACACTCTGGTGCTGCTGGACACAGAGGGACTAGGGGATGTAGAGAAG GGAGATTCCAAGAACGATGCCTGGATTTTCTCCCTGGCTATTCTGCTCAGCAGCACTCTGGTCTATAACAGTCGAGGGACCATAGACAACCAGGCTGTGGAGAACCTCCA ATATGTGACTGAGCTGTCAGAGAGAATCAAGGTGAAGTCCCCCAGCGATGCTTCAtccagtgaggaggaggaggaggagggaggggatgccCAGTTTGTCCAGTTCTTTCCTAACTTTGTCTGGGCAGTCAGAGATTTCACTCTGGACCTCAAAATTGATGGTAAAGACGTGACTGCGGATGGGTATCTGGCGCACTCTCTGGAACTCAAGAAAG GTAAGGACAAGAAGACCATGAACTACAACCTCCCGCGAGAGTGCATCCGCAATTACTTCCCCACACGCAAGTGCTTTGTGTTCCCGATCCCTACTTCCTCTGCAAACATGTCCCGACTGGAGTCCATAGATGAGAAGGAACTCTACCAAGGCTTCAGGGAGACCACAGACACTTTCTGCAACTACATTTTTCAGATGAGCCACGTGAAAACTGTCAAAGGGGGCGTAGTAGTTACTGGTAGAA TGCTTGGCCACTTGGTCAAAATGTATGTGGAGACCATCTCCCAGGGTGGAGTTCCCTGTCTGGAGAACGTGGTGCTGGCCGTGGCCCAGATAGAGAACCAGGCAgcggtggaggaggggctgaaGCTGTACCAGAGCTGCATGGAGCCGCTGAAGACCCGGTTCCCAGTGGACATGGACCAGATGTCAGATCAACACCAACGCGCTGACCAGCAGGCCACCCAAGAGTTCATGAACCGTTCCTTCAAAGATGAAAATGGGGAATACTTGAAAACCCTGGGG AATGGTATTAAAAAGCACTACGAGGAACTTCTAACCCAAAATGAAGAAGCTTCAGAGAAGAAGTGTCAGGATCTGCTGAGGGATCTCTCCGCTCCGGTCTCACAGAAGATCCAGGACGGGTTCTTTGCCAAACCAGGTGGCTACGAGCTTTACTGTGATCTCCATGACAACTTGGTGGCATTGTATCGTTCCACACCCAACAAAGGAATCCGG GCTGAGGAGGTTCTGGAGCGGTTCCTGAAGGAGAAGAGTGTTGAGTCCAACTCCATCTTACAAGCTGACCAGAAACTTACTGACAGCGAGAAGAAGATCCATG aggagaaggagaaagctgctttgctggagcaggagaagaaagCTACAGAGAAGAAATATGAAGAGATGGAGCTCAAAATGGAGGACGATCGCAGGAgccaggaggagaagatgaagaagaTGGAGCAGAAAATGAAGGAGGA